In the Chitinophagaceae bacterium genome, one interval contains:
- a CDS encoding ferredoxin, producing MQKIVQYRNKCIGCGVCAEQQPELWRMSRKDGKAILLRAVKKKEIFVLPMNNSAHQKTLEVIQVCPVKSIKIS from the coding sequence ATGCAGAAGATAGTTCAATACAGAAATAAGTGTATCGGTTGTGGTGTTTGTGCAGAACAACAACCGGAACTCTGGCGTATGTCAAGAAAAGACGGCAAAGCTATTTTATTAAGGGCGGTGAAGAAGAAGGAAATATTTGTATTGCCAATGAACAATTCAGCTCACCAAAAAACACTCGAAGTGATCCAGGTCTGCCCGGTAAAAAGTATAAAAATATCATGA
- a CDS encoding pyridoxamine 5'-phosphate oxidase family protein: MNKTIIQFLCEQNCASICCIDEEGRPYCFSCFYVFNSKQALIYFKSSVNSHHAGFMKKNPFIAGTVLPDKLNTLAIKGIQFEGIVLDTELPEVNRGLNDYFKKYPMALAMPGQIWALQIDRIKMTDNTLGFGKKIIWYRNELPKPLFIDK; this comes from the coding sequence ATGAACAAGACCATCATTCAATTTCTTTGTGAGCAAAATTGTGCAAGTATTTGCTGTATAGATGAAGAAGGCAGGCCTTACTGTTTTAGTTGTTTCTATGTATTCAACAGTAAACAGGCGCTGATCTACTTTAAGTCATCTGTAAACTCTCATCATGCCGGGTTTATGAAGAAGAACCCATTCATTGCCGGAACCGTTTTACCTGATAAACTGAATACGTTGGCAATTAAAGGAATACAGTTTGAAGGGATCGTTTTAGACACTGAACTCCCGGAGGTCAATAGGGGACTGAACGATTACTTTAAAAAATATCCCATGGCCCTGGCCATGCCTGGCCAGATCTGGGCTTTGCAAATTGACCGTATCAAAATGACCGACAATACATTGGGTTTCGGGAAAAAAATTATCTGGTACAGGAATGAGCTACCAAAACCTTTATTCATCGATAAATAA